The Naumovozyma dairenensis CBS 421 chromosome 1, complete genome genome includes a region encoding these proteins:
- the MDL1 gene encoding ATP-binding cassette permease MDL1 (similar to Saccharomyces cerevisiae MDL1 (YLR188W); ancestral locus Anc_1.67) has translation MSIQRIGIIIPRTQPLFFPLKRHLSTRSSLISLLTEQALLKPKVLPLYKQAVTIRSQLCWNSTKSNHNNILKPENDIVPDIKGQMLRDSKSSGFKDIQRLFSLARPELRYIALALLFILISSSVSMTVPSIIGKLLDAAKKGQKENEEEDSKTIVPDITFFGLTRTQFYTALGVLFLVGAIANTGRIIILKVTGERLVARLRTRTMKAALDQDATFLDANRVGDLISRLSSDAAIVSKAVTQNVSDGTRAIIQGFVGFGMMGYLSWKLTGVMMLMVPPLGIMALVYGRKIRNLSKQLQESVGGLSKVAEEQLNATKTIQAYVGERLEIHRYATEVRNVFRIGLKEAVTSGLFFGSTGLVGNIAMISLLLVGTNMIQSGTLTVGELSSFMMYAVYTGSSLFGLSSFYSELMKGAGAASRVFELNDRKPLIKSTVGIDPKTLFGKSIKFENVSFTYPSRPNHKIFDNLNLEINPGEHVCIVGFSGSGKSTIASLLLRYYDVNNGSIRIGDNDIRNFSLRKYRRLIGTVQQEPSLFNGSILDNIIYAIPPELTSEKQHERVQLAIKQANCNIFLGKFPDGLQTLVGPRGAQLSGGQKQRIALARAFLLDPTLLILDESTSALDSLSEELVAKTLQARSARGLTTISIAHRLSTIKHSSRVIVIGKYGSVVESGPFDRLIDNPKSELNMLLSQQNEHIDEDPSQEKQEPEEVTLEKRV, from the coding sequence ATGTCCATTCAAAGAAtaggaataataattcctAGGACACAGCCACTCTTTTTCCCTTTAAAACGACACTTATCCACCAGATCGTCACTTATTTCTTTGCTTACCGAACAGGCTCTCTTAAAGCCAAAAGTACTTCCGCTGTACAAGCAAGCAGTTACCATAAGATCACAATTATGTTGGAATTCTACTAAATCgaatcataataatattctgaAACCTGAAAATGACATCGTGCCTGACATTAAAGGGCAGATGCTTCGTGATTCGAAATCATCCGGTTTCaaagatattcaaagaCTATTCAGTCTAGCAAGACCAGAATTACGATATATTGCATTGGCACTACTTTTTATACTGATTTCAAGTTCTGTGAGTATGACAGTCCCATCAATCATCGGTAAATTGTTGGATGCAGCTAAGAAAGgacaaaaagaaaacgaGGAGGAGGATTCTAAAACCATCGTACCAGATATTACTTTTTTTGGCTTAACACGAACCCAGTTTTATACAGCATTGGGTGTCTTGTTCCTTGTTGGTGCTATAGCCAATACAGGGAGAATTATTATCCTTAAAGTAACCGGTGAACGACTTGTAGCTCGATtaagaacaagaacaatgAAAGCAGCCCTAGACCAAGATGCGACTTTCTTAGATGCGAATCGAGTAGGGGATTTGATATCCAGGCTATCTTCCGATGCAGCTATCGTATCGAAGGCGGTTACTCAAAATGTATCAGATGGTACAAGAGCAATTATTCAAGGGTTTGTTGGATTTGGAATGATGGGATATTTGTCCTGGAAATTAACCGGTGTAATGATGCTGATGGTACCGCCATTGGGAATTATGGCTCTTGTGTATGGGAGGAAAATAAGGAACTTATCGAAGCAATTACAAGAATCTGTTGGTGGGCTAAGTAAAGTTGCAGAAGAACAATTGAATGCTACTAAAACAATCCAAGCGTATGTTGGTGAAAGACTCGAAATTCATCGCTATGCCACCGAAGTTCGAAATGTCTTTAGAATTGGGTTAAAGGAAGCAGTGACATCCGGTCTATTCTTTGGATCTACAGGATTGGTTGGAAATATAGCTATGATCTCTTTACTGCTGGTCGGTACTAACATGATTCAAAGTGGGACACTTACTGTAGGTGAGTTATCCAGTTTCATGATGTATGCTGTCTATACGGGTAGCTCTTTGTTTGGATTATCGAGCTTTTATTCCGAGTTAATGAAAGGTGCAGGTGCAGCGTCAAGAgtatttgaattaaatgatagGAAGCCCTTAATCAAATCAACTGTAGGGATTGATCCTAAAACCCTTTTCGGCAAATCAATAAAGTTCGAGAACGTGAGCTTCACCTATCCATCGAGGCCAAACcataaaatatttgataatctAAATTTGGAGATTAATCCTGGAGAACATGTCTGTATTGTAGGGTTCTCAGGGAGTGGGAAATCGACGATAGCTTCTTTGCTTTTAAGATACTATGATGTTAATAATGGTTCGATAAGAATTGGAGACAATGATATAAGAAATTTCAGTTTACGAAAGTACCGTCGGTTAATCGGTACTGTCCAACAAGAACCTTCCTTATTCAACGGTTCCATTTTggataatattatatatgcCATACCGCCTGAACTAACATCAGAGAAGCAGCATGAAAGGGTTCAGTTAGCGATTAAACAAGCGAACTGTAATATTTTCCTTGGAAAGTTTCCAGATGGTTTACAGACTTTAGTTGGGCCGAGAGGTGCTCAGCTATCCGGTGGTCAGAAGCAGCGAATCGCACTGGCTAGGGCCTTCTTGTTGGACCCTACACTTTTGATTCTCGACGAATCAACAAGTGCTCTGGATTCTTTGAGTGAGGAATTGGTTGCAAAGACTTTGCAAGCAAGATCAGCCAGAGGCCTGACAACTATCTCAATTGCCCATAGACTTTCCACAATTAAACATAGTAGTCGAGTTATAGTCATTGGTAAATATGGTTCCGTTGTTGAATCTGGGCCGTTCGATCGTTTGATAGATAATCCGAAGAGTGAATTGAATATGTTACTGTCGCAACAAAATGAACATATCGATGAAGATCCAAGTcaagaaaaacaagaacCTGAAGAAGTAACCCTGGAAAAGAGGGTTTGA
- the ATG26 gene encoding sterol 3-beta-glucosyltransferase (similar to Saccharomyces cerevisiae ATG26 (YLR189C); ancestral locus Anc_1.69): MPYLRTKLSPKKSTNNENTTLTQDNTVRKSTNTNTTELLAPSVLPAPLNYGAEKTQSTDGVNDAAGDKDIARSKYMMKSIAGLLSTASMYAGMEDVQNVKELAQDMILLRDEPIEDDDNNEHEYEDFPQKNEDALFDMSVEGVGAKSGITHDIIVQNLTKIFGLPKNEIFLKELPAWTLKDVLIQGHIILTTASLLFFAYLPKKSGDILKSGNLNIRSSLRGSIRYWAVLRDHLFYLYNSPTDVYFPALTIDLRTVTNIEIQKSFRLHENTKYFKIVTTERTLKFMADSINSASDWTKMLKKQQFATQHSDNNSIALNIPLTNILEVEKDDSLETAIILKVRAMESKETFAFDDYMFMFLDNSGVELKSALEAQLFKLKEAGTNMLYQMPAIVAKEGDAKAKTSNSKALIALDKWVNPQSLLNYEFSRISLHSPISTPIYIPSPSALIPITPRIVTSTLNVAPSVTSYIPLPKRLPTRDPKHDQGKVTHAIKSHIKSKRRHWLHKRSPSVLHDKNQEKITLESHSTLQAPIIKYEYDQTNEASEIENKVQEESRISDATPTKRDRRITDWTVTPLKNMANMWQSTPLHYRNKYIHFSDDDQYLVKDKDTTVSNEHFRNHFNLPKRETLTSSYFAHLVRNVPLYGKIYLGNNFICFRSLLPGSNTRMILPLHDVETCYKENGFRFGYCGLVIVIKGHEELFFEFASTLSRNDCELIILKRIEIFRSIQKQKDHEIQEDGTTNSVEFKKYSHPGKLKVIEDRIEAIGLDVPILVDHNSHILTKITPKKKYNIGLLTIGSRGDVQPYIALGKGLIKENHNVTIITHIEFKDFVESHGLNFVKLAGNPSELMALMVEHESMNVALLRDASKNFKSWIKDLLESSWESCKALNLNLLIESPSAMVGIHIAEALNIPYFRAFTMPWTRTRAYPHAFIVPDQKRGGNYNYLTHVLFENIFWKGISGQVNKWRVETLGLKKTNLYYLQQNKIPFLYNISPTVFPPSVDFSEWITVTGYWFLDDKNDYEPPNDLVAFISKARTLQKKLVYIGFGSIVVSNAKEMTIALIKAVEKADVYCILNKGWSDRLGDESAKNLEVNLPSCVFNAGNVPHDWLFPQVDAAVHHGGSGTTGASLRSGLPTIIKPFFGDQFFYATRIEDMGVGIALKKFNTENLASALKEITTNKKMSDKAKDVQMRISKEDGVGTAITTIYSELDYAKGLTEARRRRSRAHSSSISTVKNALSNIVPLDLPNLALEDSWIML; this comes from the coding sequence atgccTTACTTAAGAACTAAACTCTCACCTAAGAAATCAACaaacaatgaaaatacAACTTTGACACAGGATAATACGGTTAGGAAGTCCACGAATACAAACACAACTGAATTGCTGGCCCCTTCAGTTCTACCTGCTCCCCTTAACTATGGAGCAGAGAAAACACAGTCGACAGATGGCGTAAATGATGCTGCAGGTGACAAAGATATAGCTAGATCGAAATATATGATGAAAAGTATTGCTGGCTTGCTAAGTACAGCAAGTATGTACGCTGGGATGGAAGATGTACAAAATGTGAAAGAGCTGGCTCAAGATATGATTTTATTGAGGGATGAACCaatagaagatgatgataataacgAACATGAATACGAAGATTTTCCTCAAAAGAATGAGGATGCCTTATTCGATATGTCTGTAGAAGGTGTTGGAGCTAAAAGTGGAATTACGCATGATATTATAGTTCAGAATTTAACCAAGATATTTGGACTTCCGAAGAATGAAATCTTCCTAAAGGAATTACCTGCATGGACTTTGAAAGATGTTCTTATTCAGGGCCATATCATTCTTACAACTGCTTCCCTTTTATTCTTTGCATATCTACCTAAAAAATCTGGAGATATCCTGAAATCTGgtaatttgaatattagaTCCTCTTTAAGGGGCTCTATTCGTTACTGGGCTGTATTGAGAGATCATTTATTTTACCTCTATAATTCTCCAACTGATGTATACTTTCCAGCCTTAACAATCGATTTGAGAACAGTAACTAATATCGAAATCCAGAAATCATTTCGGCTTCATGAGAACACTAAATACTTTAAAATTGTTACCACTGAAAGAACTCTCAAGTTCATGGCAGATTCTATTAATTCTGCAAGTGATTGGACTAAAATGttgaagaaacaacaaTTTGCCACGCAACACTCCGATAACAACTCCATTGCATTGAATATTCCTTTAACCAACATCTTAGAAGTAGAGAAAGATGATTCATTAGAAACGGCTATTATATTGAAAGTTAGAGCCATGGAAAGTAAAGAAACATTTGCATTTGATGATTACATGTTCATGTTCTTAGATAATTCTGGTGTTGAACTCAAATCTGCATTGGAAGCacaattatttaaattaaaagaagCTGGTACAAATATGTTATATCAGATGCCCGCCATTGTTGCTAAGGAAGGAGATGCTAAGGCAAAAACGAGTAATTCAAAGGCATTAATAGCACTAGATAAATGGGTTAATCCACAAAGTTTATTGAACTACGAATTCTCAAGGATATCACTACATTCGCCAATTTCGACacctatatatataccatCTCCATCAGCTTTAATACCTATTACTCCAAGGATAGTAACATCTACCTTAAATGTTGCGCCCTCTGTTACAAGTTATATTCCATTACCGAAAAGATTACCGACAAGGGACCCAAAACATGACCAAGGTAAAGTTACTCATGCAATCAAATCTCATATAAAATCAAAACGTAGACATTGGTTACATAAAAGGAGTCCTTCAGTACTACACGATAAAAACCAAGAAAAGATTACATTAGAGAGTCATTCAACGTTACAAGCACCTATAATAAAGTACGAATATGATCAAACTAATGAGGCATCCGAGatagaaaataaagttCAAGAAGAGAGTAGAATATCAGACGCAACACCCACTAAAAGAGATAGAAGAATAACAGATTGGACAGTTACTCCTTTGAAAAACATGGCAAACATGTGGCAATCAACCCCGTTACATTATcgaaataaatatattcatttcaGCGATGATGATCAATACCTTGTTAAAGATAAAGACACGACTGTTTCCAATGAACATTTTAGAAACCATTTCAATTTACCTAAAAGAGAAACTTTAACAAGTTCTTATTTCGCCCACTTAGTTAGAAATGTACCGCTATATGGTAAAATTTATTTAGGAAACAATTTTATATGTTTCAGATCATTGCTACCAGGTTCAAATACACGCATGATCTTACCCTTACATGACGTGGAGACTTGttacaaagaaaatgggTTTAGATTTGGTTATTGCGGTTTAGTCATCGTCATAAAGGGTCACGAAGAATTGTTTTTCGAATTTGCTTCCACCTTATCAAGAAATGATTGTGAATTGATCATTTTGAAAcgtattgaaatatttcgTTCCATACAAAAACAGAAAGACCATGAGATCCAAGAGGATGGAACAACTAATTCAGttgaattcaaaaaatattctcaTCCCGGTAAGTTGAAGGTTATCGAAGATAGAATTGAAGCTATCGGACTTGACGTGCCTATTTTGGTTGATCACAATTCTCATATTCTAACGAAGATCAcaccaaagaaaaaatataatattggtTTATTGACTATAGGTTCAAGAGGTGATGTTCAACCATATATTGCGCTTGGGAAAGGgttaataaaagaaaatcacAATGTCACAATTATAACACACAtagaatttaaagattttgtTGAATCGCATGGGTTAAATTTTGTCAAATTAGCCGGAAATCCCTCTGAATTAATGGCATTAATGGTTGAACATGAATCAATGAATGTGGCTTTATTAAGAGATGCTTCCAAGAATTTTAAAAGTTGGATCAAAGATTTACTTGAGTCATCATGGGAAAGTTGTAAAGCTTTAAATCTTAATCTTCTCATCGAGTCACCTTCTGCCATGGTCGGCATACATATCGCTGAGGCATTGAACATTCCGTATTTTAGGGCTTTCACAATGCCATGGACGAGGACCAGAGCATATCCTCATGCCTTCATCGTTCCTGATCAAAAAAGAGGAGGGAATTATAATTACTTAACGCATGTATTGTTCGAAAATATCTTCTGGAAAGGAATAAGTGGCCAGGTAAATAAGTGGAGGGTAGAAACGTTAGGTctgaagaaaacaaatcTTTACTATCTTCAACAGAATAAGATCCCATTTCTGTATAACATTTCTCCTACAGTCTTCCCACCTTCTGTAGATTTTAGTGAATGGATCACAGTTACAGGATATTGGTTTTTGGACGATAAAAATGATTATGAACCTCCGAATGATTTAGTAGCTTTTATTAGTAAAGCAAGAACTTtgcaaaaaaaattagttTATATCGGTTTTGGTTCCATAGTAGTGTCGAATGCTAAAGAGATGACAATTGCTCTAATAAAAGCTGTAGAAAAAGCTGATGTTTATTGTATCTTGAATAAAGGCTGGTCAGATAGATTAGGTGATGAAAGTGCAAAAAATCTAGAAGTTAATTTACCATCATGTGTATTCAATGCTGGTAATGTCCCGCATGATTGGTTATTTCCACAAGTAGATGCAGCGGTTCATCATGGTGGTTCAGGAACAACTGGCGCTTCGCTACGGTCTGGGCTACCTACAATTATAAAACCATTTTTTGGAGATCAATTCTTTTATGCGACTAGAATCGAAGATATGGGGGTCGGGATAGcattaaaaaaattcaatacGGAAAACTTGGCATCTgcattgaaagaaattacGACAAATAAGAAAATGTCTGATAAAGCCAAAGATGTACAAATGCGAATTTCCAAAGAAGACGGTGTTGGAACAGCAATAACCACCATATATTCTGAATTGGATTATGCGAAGGGCTTAACTGAAGCCAGGCGAAGGAGGTCAAGAGCTCATAGTAGCAGTATATCCACCGTTAAGAATGCATTATCAAACATTGTACCGTTAGATCTTCCTAATTTAGCTTTAGAAGACTCTTGGATCATGCTCTAA
- the SKG3 gene encoding Skg3p (similar to Saccharomyces cerevisiae SKG3 (YLR187W) and CAF120 (YNL278W); ancestral locus Anc_1.66) — protein sequence MKRIFSGSKSPRFAAPPNPFKKENDPRSPKSPKSPKSPKSASRSASFSNFFSNGIDSSPKVNQLQLPQESSVTGASLSPELVPIVTLLSAQTHRRYHKGIFLILHDLKNDGTPADRRWKHVYGLLLGTQLALWDANEISANTSNNSKEKLKKLASKPNYINFTDATIRPLDPNDEIRTEHMQDLDDVLVISTTLKNRYFLKFSDTESYNQWFAALRLSLYECHALQEAYTGAFLSSRGSKLGDIQVILADNKFKYEDWVSVRFGTGMPWKRCFAIISQNGSSKKHPFGRIDFFESNKKIKKTNAMATVNEAKSLCAVYPSSPLLVDSSTIIKIEGSVTMHKNEDPQETSIFIMPDKHQAVPGYDTIIRFLIPAMNAFKLYGRPKGLIANRVDENSLLFGLPTLPYTHYLRVEDLLPLAESSDSSHWTEFDWKREINSILKEKMSNGYTGCGATNRLPNIMSSPSIAAAELFDDKNAISGSLFQSDVTTRRMSSSSSTFNRGSNLNNPSNSVLSSQSGIADVNEETGLSDPFNLKLSASNTESGSAVSITQPHENSTTIDPFNTAKEPKSFSKLSTPMNIEIPNSTFNAINANKKYTSPTPPSSSGKESSVQNSDLAALYDKYSGAPFGDSGFQEFEEEEEEEEEEEEVASDEPQRIDLEGPMFDVNESPYEKYMGNSSTSKTFKIPDVRDSISTMNTEPEESEAFTSTYHDIQEEEEEGNNDNEKYDDTIDKFETLARRISDIELKTDRFDSTTNKFDSLGIELQNSIHDSANHDNTIEADEDDTNIFDPDFIEENQMLESESRYTADDQFTADSPSIHGSTPVKLASNQNGTHRMPHSPSNSDLSQFAGAYRPHPNNTNMQASQGNTYPINNYPHVGNDNINKRVIPNGNPRNVPAHIPQQTPLPYGRMMGKQTINNQAHIPMSYRSAPNGIPSPQYNNNQFKRGQQQGTKIYPNMNSGIQSRQRPAPQNNTFMPADGAPNKSNQGYSQFMVSSNITTNPYSR from the coding sequence atgaaaagaatCTTCTCAGGTAGTAAATCCCCGAGATTTGCTGCTCCACCGAATCCCtttaagaaagaaaatgatcCAAGAAGTCCAAAGAGTCCAAAGAGTCCAAAAAGTCCAAAAAGTGCCTCCAGATCAGCTTCATTTTCTAACTTCTTCTCCAATGGAATTGATTCCTCTCCAAAAGTTAACCAATTACAACTGCCTCAAGAATCCTCTGTAACAGGAGCTTCCCTATCACCAGAATTGGTCCCTATCGTAACCCTCTTATCTGCTCAAACTCATAGAAGATACCATAAAGGTATTTTTTTGATCTTGCAcgatttgaaaaatgatggAACTCCAGCTGATAGGAGATGGAAACATGTATATGGTCTATTATTGGGGACCCAATTAGCACTCTGGGACGCTAATGAAATATCTGCCAACACATCCAACAACTCTAaagagaaattgaaaaaattagcTTCCAAACCAAATTATATCAATTTCACAGATGCTACTATAAGACCATTGGATcctaatgatgaaattagaaCAGAACATATGCAAGATTTAGATGACGTCTTGGTTATATCGACTACTTTGAAGAACAgatatttcttgaaatttaGTGATACAGAATCTTATAACCAATGGTTTGCAGCTTTAAGATTAAGTCTATATGAATGTCACGCTTTACAAGAAGCTTATACAGGTGCTTTCCTTTCAAGTAGAGGTTCAAAGTTAGGTGATATACAAGTCATATTGgcagataataaatttaagtATGAAGATTGGGTGAGTGTAAGGTTCGGTACAGGAATGCCATGGAAACGTTGTTTTGCAATAATCTCACAGAATGGGTCAAGTAAAAAGCATCCATTCGGTCgtattgattttttcgaaagtaataagaaaattaaaaagaCAAACGCAATGGCAACAGTAAATGAGGCAAAATCATTATGTGCTGTTTATCCATCATCACCGTTATTAGTTGATTCATCtactattattaagatAGAAGGTTCTGTTACAATGCATAAGAATGAAGATCCTCAAGAAACAAGTATCTTCATCATGCCAGATAAACATCAAGCTGTCCCTGGCTATGATACAATTATAAGGTTCTTAATTCCTGCCATGAATGCTTTTAAACTATATGGGAGACCTAAAGGATTAATAGCAAATAGAGTTGATGAAAATTCCCTTCTATTCGGGCTACCAACTTTACCATACACACACTACCTTCGTGTTGAGGATCTTTTGCCATTGGCAGAATCATCTGATAGTTCACATTGGACAGAGTTTGATTGGAAGAGGGAAATCAACTCCATattgaaggaaaaaatgAGCAACGGGTATACTGGTTGTGGGGCGACAAATAGACTTCCAAATATTATGTCCTCTCCATCCATTGCGGCAGCTGAACTATTTGATGACAAAAACGCAATTTCTGGTTCACTTTTCCAAAGTGATGTTACTACTAGAAGaatgtcatcatcatcttccaCTTTCAATAGAGGTAGTAACCTTAATAATCCAAGCAACTCGGTATTATCATCTCAATCCGGAATTGCAGACGTCAATGAAGAAACTGGCCTTTCTGATCCATTTAATTTGAAACTCTCTGCTAGCAATACAGAATCTGGGTCCGCAGTATCGATTACTCAGCCTCATGAAAATTCTACTACTATTGACCCATTTAATACGGCAAAGGAACCAAAATCTTTTTCGAAATTATCAACTCCCATGAATATAGAAATCCCAAACTCCACATTCAACGCAATTAATGctaacaaaaaatatacatcACCAACACCTCCAAGTTCCAGTGGGAAAGAATCTAGCGTTCAAAATTCAGATCTTGCTGCATTATACGATAAGTACTCAGGAGCACCATTCGGAGATTCTGGTTTTCAGGAAttcgaagaagaagaagaagaagaagaagaagaagaagaagtagcTAGTGACGAACCGCAAAGAATTGATCTTGAAGGACCTATGTTTGACGTTAATGAAAGCCCgtatgaaaaatatatggGAAACTCCTCCACAAGTAAGACTTTTAAGATTCCTGACGTTAGAGATTCCATTAGCACAATGAACACCGAACCTGAAGAAAGTGAAGCATTCACTTCTACATACCATGACATTCaggaagaagaggaagaaggaaataatgataacgagaaatatgatgatactattgataaatttgagACCTTGGCTAGAAGAATAAGtgatattgaattaaaAACTGACCGTTTCGATAGTACTaccaataaatttgattctTTAGGAATCGAATTGCAAAATTCGATACACGATTCAGCTAACCATGATAATACCATTGAAGCTGATGAGGATGatacaaatatttttgatcCAGATTTTAtagaagaaaatcaaatgCTAGAGTCAGAAAGCAGGTATACCGCCGATGATCAATTCACTGCTGATTCACCATCAATACACGGTAGCACACCTGTGAAACTTGCTAGTAACCAAAATGGTACACATAGGATGCCACATTCCCCATCGAATAGCGATTTAAGTCAATTTGCAGGAGCTTATAGACCACATCctaataataccaatatgCAAGCATCGCAAGGAAATACTTATCCTATAAATAATTATCCACATGTAGGgaatgataatatcaacaaGCGCGTTATTCCAAATGGTAACCCACGAAATGTGCCCGCACATATACCTCAACAGACACCATTGCCGTATGGAAGAATGATGGgaaaacaaacaataaataatcaagCTCACATACCGATGAGTTATCGATCCGCACCAAATGGTATTCCTTCTCCCCAATACAATAACAATCAATTCAAAAGAGGACAACAGCAGGGCACTAAGATATATCCAAACATGAATTCAGGAATTCAATCTCGCCAAAGGCCCGCTCctcaaaataatacattCATGCCAGCTGATGGTGCTCCAAACAAAAGTAATCAGGGGTATTCCCAATTTATGGTATCATCTAACATCACAACCAACCCTTATTCAAGATAA
- the RPL37A gene encoding 60S ribosomal protein eL37 (similar to Saccharomyces cerevisiae RPL37B (YDR500C) and RPL37A (YLR185W); ancestral locus Anc_1.62), giving the protein MGKGTPSLGKRHNKSHTLCNRCGRRSFHVQKKTCAGCGYPAAKTRSYNWGAKSKRRTTTGTGRMRYLKHVSRKFKNGFQSGAAVKKASA; this is encoded by the coding sequence AGGGTACTCCTTCACTCGGTAAACGTCACAACAAATCTCATACCTTGTGTAACAGATGTGGTCGTCGTTCCTTCCACGTTCAAAAGAAGACCTGTGCTGGTTGTGGCTACCCTGCTGCTAAGACTAGATCTTACAACTGGGGTGCTAAATCCAAGAGAAGAACCACCACTGGTACCGGTAGAATGAGATACTTGAAACATGTTTCtagaaaattcaagaacGGTTTCCAATCTGGTGCTGCAGTCAAGAAGGCTTCCGcttaa